The nucleotide window CCTACAGGACAGGAAAATTCTGGTGGGTTAGATCCCAACAATTTTCCACCATCTGGATGATGTTCATCTTTCTTTAGCATAGTACTAGATGAATAATTAAGCCTTTGTACATCAGATACGGAACACAAATCCTTTTGACTCATTAGTGCAGCATCAGTTATTGATGCAAACAAGACAGGATCTTTATCATGATTACATGTGCTTGCTTTATCTTCAGAAGAAGCCAATCGCCCAGAAAGTTCTACATTTTTTACAGAACTTCCTGTAGATCTTTTTGAAACTGCCTCTTTTGGTTCGTCATCTTCATCGTCACTAAGAAGTATAACAGTAGTACTTCCCAAAACCAAAGACTTATCTAACAAAGATTTCTGGTCAGCTTGCTCAGCATTATTTGACATATCTTCTGGAGAGAACTGACAAGCAGGGTGACCTAGACTGGAAGCCAAATGGATAGATTCTTCTGTCTTCAGCTTCAAATtggaattttttctttcaattccaTAAGAGGTTCCATCTGATGTAGGCGATGTTTTCATGTCTTTCATAGGCAAGCTGGCTTCTGAtggattattattttgttgaaatgacattAAACCAAAGATTCCGGCTTCTGATAGCTGGGATTTCAACTCCTTCTGTACCTTGCCATCATtggaatgatataaattatcaaCTTGCATATTGTCTCTGGAGAAATATGAACTCAGGGCCAGTCCAAGATCTAGTCTTGCCCATCTGTAAACTGCACTTAATTTCCCTTCCAATGCCTCAACAAGGATGTTCAATTCACTGATGTCATAACGAAAGAGGAAAAATTTGGCACTCCAATCACATGAGCAAAAATTCTTTGCATGATTCAAACAGGCGTATTTATCTGAGGAACAATGACAACCCACTGCAGACAGGTGCAAGTCAAAAAGGCATACACTGCATTCCCTCTCACTAGTGGCATCAAAATTACTGTCCATTTTCATTGCTAGTGAAGAATTGCAAAAATATTCTCTCCCCACATGCTCCATTTCTACACGAGTCTAAACAGcagaaataaacaaaatcaagagTGTAAAGTGATACGTAAGTGTGCATAGTACCAGATGTAGTAGGTTCAGAGTTAATGTTCGAGATTTTTTCtgtgaaaatgatataaacaattcaacaaattaaactaatatataaaatcagtGAAGCCACCTTGACCTATCAGAGCCAACATTAAGCTGCCAAATGATATCTAGATTTGTCATCCACCACTTAAGTAATACACTGTTAAGCATTTACAGTAATATATTTGGATGAAAAGTGCCACTGCATCCCAAGTATTATCCCAAATTTTCCATCTCAAAAGATAATTCTTCCTATGGGCACTGACTTGTAAATGATAAAAACGATTGGTAAATGATAATTTCCCTAGTAGTTACTCTGAATTTGCTGTTACTCCAGATATCTTGCTCGGAGTCACTTTTAGCATTAGCATCCTGTCTttaaaaaattccaaatttcTACTTAGTTCTGTCACAAGCATTATTCAGCTATGGTATATCTTGTCAAAGGAATTAGTTGGTCATTCAAGGCTAGCAGATTTTATGGCTGATTTTATGCCATTCATTTTATGGcagattttatgttttatggctGATTTTATGTCATTCATTTTATGGCTGATTTTATGCCATTCTATGGCTGATTCTATGGCAGATTCTATGCCATTCTGTGGCTGATTCTGTGGCTGATTCTATGCCATTCTGTGGCTGATTCTGTGTCATTCTATGGCTAATTCTGTGGCAGATTCTATGGCAAACTCTATACCTTGTACAGCTGTAATTATTGTTGTAGGCTATTTTTAGACAGATTTGTATATGGTAGTTTAGCTATTTTTTAGAACTAAAATTTAGCttgtattcataatatataatagcaTTCTTCTCCAAGAGGAGGACACCATTTTTTGCTCAAAACTTTCTAAGAttatcatggtatcagagctttggTTCTGAATTCTCCTGTGTCTCTTCGTCTTAAATCCAACTCAGTCCTAGTTCAGTCCTTTGCTCTTAGTTATTTTGATCGAGTTATCTCAGCCTCATGTCTTCAGACAAGTATGATGTCTTCTTGATTCGTTTTAATGGCAAAAACTACTCAGCCTGGGCATTTCACTTCATGATATTCGTCAAAGGCAAAGATTTATGGGGTCATATTGATGGCAGCAAACCTACAcctgacaaagacaaagacaaggATGAGCACTCCAAGTGGGAAGTCAAGGATGCTCAAATCATGGCATGGATTCTAGGATCTGTGGAATCCAACATCATCTTGAATCTTCGACCCTTCAAAACTGCAGCTGAAATGTGGAATTATCTAAAAAAACTCTACAGTCAACACAACACTGCTCGTCGATTTCAACTTGAACATGAGCTAGCAAATCTTCAACAGGGCAGTCTCACTATCTCTGATTTTTATTCTAGCTTCATAAATCTTTGGGTTGAATATACTGATATTGTCTATGCTACCTTACCGCCCGAAGGTCTTAGCTCTGTTCAATGTGTACATGAAATTACTAAGAGGGATCAATTTCTTATGAAACTAAGATCTGAATTTGAAAGCACCAGGTCTAATCTGATGAATCGAGAAACAGTCCCATCCTTGGATGCATGTCTCAATGATTTATTTCGCGAAGAGCAACGACTTCTTACTCAAGCCACCATGGAACAACTTAAATCCACTTCTGTTCCTATGGCTTATGCAGCTCAAGGTAGGCCAAAAGGTAGGGACATGAGTACTATTCAGTGTTTTTGTTGCAAAGGATTTGGCCATTATGCTtcaaattgttcaaaaaaattttgcaactaTTGCAAAAAGGATGGGCATATCATCAAGGAATGTCCTATTCGACCCCCCAAGAGATCTGGAACAGCATATACTGTCTCAGTTGGTTCCTCTAGTGCTGGTAGTTCTGTGGATACAGCACATCTGACACAAAGTGCTCCTGCTCCTGTTCAATCTGTGACACCTGAAATGATTCAACAAATGATCATTTCTGCATTTTCCGCATTAGGACTCTCAGGTAAACCCTTCTCTAAACCTTCTCCTTGGTACTTTGATTCCGGGGCTTCCCATCACATGACAAACAATGTTAAATCTCTTACCAATGTGAGTAAATATCCTGGAAATCTCAAGATTTATACAGCTGATGGCAACTCTTTGCCTATCACTGCCACTGGTGATGTTTCTTCGTCTATAACCAATGTCTTTGTCTCTCCTAACCTTACCACTAATCTTGTTTCTGTCGGACAATTAGTTGAAAATGATTGTAAAGTGGAATTTTCTAAATCTGGTTGTGTTGTGCAGGATCAGCATTCGGGGAAGATGATCGCAAGGGGGCCTAAAGTAGGACGACTTTTTCCTCTTCAATTTCCTATGTCTCCATGTTCCTCTTTACCTGTTATCACTTGTAATTCTACTTATGTTGATTATCGAGCATGGCATAAACGTCTTGGACACCCAAACTCTAATGTACTTCATGCTTTGCTAAATTCTGGTTTACTTGGAAATAAAGGATCACCATCTCTTAGTACTGTTCAATTTGATTGTAATTCTTGTAGACTTGGAAAAAGTAAAGTTTTGCCATTTCCCATTCACACACCTAAGATAGTCCAGCCTTTTGATTTGATACATAGTGATGTATGGGGAATGACACCAATTACTTCCCATGCTAATTACAAGTATTTTGtcacttttattgatgactatAGTCGCTTCACATGGATTTATTTTCTGCATTCTAAAGATGAattgttttcagtttttaagttttttcatgcatatattcaGACCCAATTTTCTGCCAATATCAAAATTCTTCGTTCTGATAATGGGGGTGAGTACATGTCTCATTTATTCCAAGAATTTCTGCAAACCAATGGTATAATTTCTCAAAGGTCTTGTCCTTCAACCCCTCAACAGAATGGGGTGGCTGAAAGAAAGAACCGCCACCTTCTAGATGTTGTTCGTACCCTTCTATTAGAGTCATTTGTACCCCCTCGTTTTTGGTGTGAAGCTCTCTCCACTGCTGTCCACCTTATCAATAGGTTGCCTTCTCCCACCTTAAACCAtgtttctcctttctttcaatTATTTGGTCATACTCCAAATTACTCTAACCTTCGCACCTTTGGTTGTGTGTGCTATGTTCATCTTCCTACACATGAACGCACAAAACTAACAGCTCAGGCTGTTCAATGTGCTTTTCTAGGATATTCGGTGCACCAAAAAGGTTTTCTTTGTTATGATCCCAACCTCCGACGTATTCGGGTTTCTCGAAATgtgattttctttgaaaatcagTATTTTTTTTCCACACACAAGGATGACCTTTCTCCTTCATTCTCTGTTTTGCCAATATTTACTAACTCTTCTGCAGAATCCGTACCTTCTAAGCCTCTCATAGTTTACCAACGACGCAAGATTTCAGCACCTCTTGGGCCTCCTTCAGCTCATTCCCTTAATGCTGATCCTGTTCCAGCAACTGCACCAGCACCTCTAAGACAAAGTACTCGAGTTCGTAAACCACCAGATAGGTATGGTTTCACCTCTCCTTTATCTTTGACAGCCACTGTGTCTTCTATTCCTATTCCTTCATCATATAAACAGGCAATGAAGCATGAATGTTGGCGGAGAGCTATTGAAACAGAACTTCTAGCACTTGCAGAAAACCAAACCTGGGATGTTGTTCCATGTCCACCATCTGTGACACCTCTTGGTAGTAAGTTTGTGTTTTCTATCAAGCTTCGTTCTGATGGATCCATAGAACGTCACAAAGCTCGGTTGGTGGTTCTTGGCAACAAGCAAGAGTATGGCCTAGACTATGATGAGACCTTTGCACCGGTAGCCAAAATGACCACTGTACGAACAATCCTCGCCCTTGCTGCATCACAATCATGGTCTTTACATCAAATGGATGTAAAGAACGCTTTCTTACATGGTGATCTCAAGGAGGAAGTTTACATGAAACTCCCCTACGGTATGCCTACTTCTTCCCCTAATGATGTTTGTAAACTAAAACGCTCTTTGTATGGATTGAAGCAGGCACCGCGAGTATGGTTTGAAAAGTTTCGATCGACTCTCCTTGGTTTTTCATTTACTCAAAGTCAGTATGATTCCTCCCTTTTTCTCCAACGGACATCTAAGGGCATAGTTGTTCTCcttgtttatgtggatgacattgTTATCACCGGTTCTGATATGGAGGTTGTTTCTAAACTTCAGAATTTGTTGCACTCTACTTTCCACATGAAAGATCTCGGCCAACTTACCTATTTTTTGGGGTTAGAGGTACATCATCAGCCTCAAGGTATCTTCTTGAATCAGCACAAGTATATTATGGATTTGGTTCAACTAGGTGGACTCACAAACACTAATTCTGTTGACACCCCAATGGAAATTAATGTGAAATATCGGCGTGATGAAGGGGAACTTCTTGAGAATCCTACTTTGTATCGGAAGCTGGTTGGAAGTCTTATTTATCTAACTATCACCCGCCCAGACATCTCTTATGCTGTCCATATTGTCAGCAAGTTCATGCAAGCTCCTCGACATCTCCACTTATCTGCAGTCCGCCGCATCATTAGATATATTCTTGGCACACCTAGTCGTGGCTTATTCTTCCCTACTGGTTCTTCCCTCAAATTACAAGCCTATAGTGATGCAGATTGGGCTGGCTGCCCGGACACAAGAAAATCAACTACAGGATGGTGCATGTTTCTTGGTGATGCTCTTATCTCTTGGAAATGCAAGAAGCAAGACTCGGTCTCCAAATCATCCACCGAGGCGGAGTACCGTGCCATGTCTACTGCATGCTCCGAGATCATTTGGTTACGTGGTCTTCTAACAGAGCTTGGTTTCTCCCCAGATCAACCTACTCCCTTACATGCTGACAACACTAGTGCCATCCAAATTGCTGCCAATCCTGTCTACCATGAACGCACGAAGCACATAGAGGTTGATTGCCACTCTATCCGGGAGGCCTATGATCGCCAAGTTATCACTCTCCCACATATCTCCACTACTCTTCAGATTGCAGATATTTTCACGAAATCCATGACACGTCAGCGACATAACTTTCTTGTTAGCAAATTGATGCTTGTTGACTTACCAGCATCAATTTGAGGGGGGATGTCAAAGGAATTAGTTGGTCATTCAAGGCTAGCAGATTTTATGGCTGATTTTATGCCATTCATTTTATGGcagattttatgttttatggctGATTTTATGTCATTCATTTTATGGCTGATTTTATGCCATTCTATGGCTGATTCTATGGCAGATTCTATGCCATTCTGTGGCTGATTCTATGCCATTCTGTGGCTGATTCTGTGTCATTCTATGGCTAATTCTGTGGCAGATTCTATGGCAAACTCTATACCTTGTACAGCTGTAATTATTGTTGTAGGCTATTTTTAGACAGATTTATATATGGTAGTTTAGCTATTTTTTAGAACTAAAATTTAGCttgtattcataatatataatagcaTTCTTCTCCAAGAGGAGGACACCATTTTTTGCTCAAAACTTTCTAAGATTATCATATCTGCCATTTATATAGGTTCaatcaagaaaagaataaagagaGGCAAAGTTGACCTTAAGTGCTCTTGCCAAGATTCCATCCTTTCCACACAAATCTTTCCATCTCAAGTTATCCAAATTATTCTTCTTCAGTAAATTAAGCTCCCAATGAGCTCTTACAGCTTCCCTTGCAGCCCCAAGCAAAAGTTTATCATGGGAGATGGAAGTTTTACGCCCCTGCTCACGGTATAGCTCTATAGCAATCTGCCCATGGGGCAACCAATCAACAGGAGCAACATTTACAGCCTCTGCACAATTGAAGCCGCAGTTAAATCCAGAATGATACGCCCGAGGGAAGGTCAGAACAAATTCTCCAGCATTTTGAACACAGCGATAGACAGGTACCCCTTCAGATTTCAGTATGGAGGGGGAAAGTTGTGTGACCTGCTTGAAAGAACAAGTTCAGGCTGACATGCAATATggaatcatatatatatataaagataaatgatTTGGAAGCATATTAATTTCTAAGCCTATTTCTGAATTAGAGAATTCTCACTTGATGATTCAAAAATGGCTGATAGCTTTTGGAGGCCATATTGCAAATCCTATTTCAGTATCTTGGATTTGCATtcctttatttatattatttctattattacAGATTATGTATAAAACAGAAGTTCTTGTAagattcaaatttttgaaagactGTGACCCCAGATCATAGACCTCAAGTTTGTTTATCACCTAATTGGTGTTGACGTTTTAAAGGGTGGTGAAGATAATTCAGCATTTATTTCTTATCCATTGCTAAAAATCATAGTCTAAACTTCTTAAGGAAGTGACAACCTTTCCGGTTCAGCTTCCAGGATCTCACTATTGAATGAGAAACATTACACCTTTGGTGGGATCGTAAAGCAAAGGTTTTATGGAGCTGTATATTGAAAGCAATGTTTTGAGTTATCATGATAGAAAGGTAATAGGAGAATTTGCAAGTACCCTTTCAAGAGGGAGCTCATTTTCTAACAGACAAAAGATAAGTACACACAAAAGCATCAACAAAAGAAAAGGGAGAGGAACAAGATGGATTAAAATGCAACAAAtataatgaaaagaaagaggaaccaaatcataaatcataaaGAACTATAGCTATGAGGAACAATGTCATAGCCTTTCTTGAACACACGTAAGAGACCAATTTCAAAATGAGTCTACACCATGTACAACCAGGCATTTTAAAATTAGTAGGATTTATCTTTCTATTTCccaaaactaaattaataaaattaaaaacgtTATACCTTCCCAAATTATTCAACAAACATAAATGTGACAGACCGTTCTGCATGCAAGTATGTGTTTATCATGcttctagaaaattaaattcagtACTAGACTTGATAGCACTAAAAGGCATTGTGATATAGGACATGAATATTTACTTACTAGCTTATGAAGCAGGTCAGGCTGTTCTTCAAAAAGATCAGGCAAATGCTTCTTCATAGTCTCTTCCAATTTAACAGCACTGTTTCCAGGAACACCATACCACATTTTTGGGCACCCCAATGCATGTAATTCAGTGAGTATAAGTGATGATCTTCAACATGCTGTTCTCCCACATGTAGGCAAAAGTACAAGTAAATAATCAAGAATACCAAAAACTAgaacagattaaaaaaattatggctTCAGATTTAAGCAACagtaaattttattcaaacaaaaagatAAGTTAATTCATCAGGTAAATTCATTTTGAATGCAGAATTCTGATCGAAAGTTGGAATTTGTCAtgctaaaacataaaaatttacaaagaaaaaacaatattcattccatccaattataaaaaaatgtgtgcATTCTTACCCAACAAAAGGAGGAAAAACACATCCCTATATATAACCATGGCACGAGAACACCAGATATATCACCACTTTCATAAGTGAGGACAGATCCAGGAAGTCGTGGAAAGTTATTCAAGTTCCAGCCTGATTTTATGTACCGGTCATCTGAAGAAGAACCAACTTGAATCGATAATTTAGGAAACCCACTACCGAAAACCCCAGTTTCCAAATCAGCCCCATATAGGACCTGCACAGGGAACCAGCATAACAATTAAGGGCTCAATTTCACAACCTTTATTGAGAAAAGAGGAAGAGATATCTAATAAGCAAAATAAAGACAGCAAAGAAGCAAATCGATTAATAATTACAAACCAGAAAACTATAACAATTCACCCATCATACCTCTATTTCTTCAGTCGCTTTCTCAACGATCCGCCAATATTCCCCTTCAATATTCTCCACTGATGGTTCCCAGTGCTCTTGATCTGTGGTTGTGTTAACTCCCATATTTTGAATATCATTCCTATTCCTGCTAAAGTATTGGGCTTTGAAAAAATCTGCATATTTCTGAAATTTATTCAGAGTAAACTCTGGACCAGGTTCAAACCCAAATCTCTCATCTTCGAAACATCCACCGAAACCAGATCCAGGGAAATTGCCGCTATCAGTTCCATAATCCATGGCCATTTTTGTGCATCTACGCCTTTTTCTCCTAGTATGGTTTTGGAACTTTGAAATCTTTCTCATTGAATGCCGATTCTGAAGTTTGTCAACCCTTTGTACACGGGTTACAAATGTAGAACTCTCccatttatgtttttctttaagTGGACAAGGAGGTTTCCAAGAGGGCGGGGGAACAATCCGACAAATTCCATATGGTTCAGCCTTTGGGCGAATGCTAGCTATATATTTCAACGTATCTTCAAATTCCTGGAAAAAGGATAAAACCACTTCAGTAATCTAAATTCTAACACTAGATTTTCACAAGGTAGATAGAAAGCCAGCTTTTGCATTCAAATAACTCAGTTGCAGAGAGCAATAATTAAGACCTCTGCAGTAGGATAGAATACAGGAGCATCTTCAAGGACAGGCCTGCGAGCACCTTCTGGACGCCATCTTGCAGTGATCTGTTCCATAAATCAACTACAGTTTAGGACAAGAAACAGGaagaaatatatcaaaaacaaagTCAAGACTGCATAGGTTCGGCTAGTCTTATGATCACCAGACAAACAGAAATCATGGTGCAAAACCAGCCCAAGGAAATATGGTCAAATACTTGGAGTACTTCAGAAGTAATTGATTCTACTAATATACTTCACAGAGACTGCTTTAAGTTGATACTTGATAATGCCATGACAATAAGATAGGAAAAAATACAAAGGAATCTTTCTGGTGTAGCCATTTGGATGAGTTAGACTGCATAAAAAGTATGTGGTACAGAAGTTTTAAAAGATAACCTTTTGGCAATCACTACACCCTGGACATCCACGGATAACCCCCTTAGGAAGACGAGGCTTTACAGTGAAATTCTGCATTAACAAACATCAAATACGTTACTACAAAGACATATAGAACTCCATAAATGAAATTACAGGTTATATTGTTAAATTcagctaaaaattaaaaaaccagaATTTTTAAGAGGTAAAATTCTAATAACATTACTTGACCAAGTTTTCTGTAATCAGATTCATCGTCTGAACTATGACCAAATTGCCCGTAGTTTATCCATGGTCTACGCCGAAGGGATCTTGTCTTCACACCATCAGAATCACCGACATCAGTTTCTACCTGAATTTGCTGTGATTCAGAGGCACTTGCAGAAGCTGAGCAACTGCTTTTAATGTCACTATCATGTTTTTCAGTATCTTGTACCCGTTTTAAGGTGAAAACTGCATATGACTCAAAACCTGGCGGAACTTCATCATTCTCTTCTTTGACAGATATTCTCACGAGTTCCGTACCCATTTACTGTAATGCCAAGAAAATAAGTCATACTATctataaatcataatttaaagcAGAAAGTGAacaatttaagttaaaattccAAACATAGGATAATGGCCCAACTAAAGTCCTATAACCTTGCAGTATGACAGAGTTTATGTACAACTCCATGATAGCTAGTGCAAAATCTAGTATTTTCAGAAATTGCCAATAAAAAGCTTATAAtagattattattgttaaaattagcTATCTACTTCATGGTCTATACTAAATAAATCATCCAACATTGTTATCTTCTACTGCACATAATCGGTAATCCATGGAAAACCATTATTTGgaaagaaaatgtaagattGCAAAATGTGTACAAACAATACAACATGGTTTGCTCTAACGGACGAGCAAATCTTTAATAGACAAACAAATATTTAGCTCTATCCTAGAACAGAAGGAAGGGGAAGGATTGGGACAGAGAGAGCATaacattaatttcataaattaactTTATCAAAACAGATAGATAGCTATTCCAGAATTTCTTCGCTCCCCTCCCTGAGGTTCTACCTCtcttttaaacaaaacacataCAAAGGTCTATTCCTTACAACTATAAACATCAGCAATGAAGCAGCAATGTGAAGAAAAGTTTCAAGATAAGGAAGATCCTATTCATAGTTTCTCCATCCAAAAGACGATGGCATGTAAACATGAACATAACCTTTCAAGTACTTAAACATTTTCTGCCTAAAACGAAAACATTAGCATGCTAGTATCTCAaaccatcaaaatttaaatttctcaatAACAACTTATTACACTGTATGTAACAACTCCATGCTTAATCACCACAATGAAATCTCACAGgtatcttttatttcttcttttcagCTTTACTACAGTAAATTAAGACACAAACCATCAAAAGGAAGGTAATGTATTTAGTGTTAATGTAAAGGGCAGATTCACCATTCACCTAACTTATGggaatatctatttattcaatttgtGCTCTTCTTAAATAAAGATTTGGTTGACTATCCAAGATGAGTTTGCAGCTGAGTCCAGATTCACAAAACAAATCATGCTCGTGATCTAAAAAATTCATCTAAATTCTTCCATCAGAAGACACAAGTATAATCAGTTTGATCCTAAGccctaacaattttttttcataaaactcaaatcaaattcatcatCAAATAAATGCACACACCATAGTTTATCCACAATTAAATCAAGAACAGCCAGTCTAACCATAATAATTCATGGAAAAAACTTACAAATTCATCACTGAAACTCACTGCAATcagataaaattacataaaaggaCAAAAGGAATTAAGAAATCAAAAGTGTAAATATTTTAGGCTTACAGGTTCCTGATCCAAGAGTCTGCAATTTTCAGTTTACTCAATCCAGCTCAAACTCCATTAAATGCATCCAGATTTAgaataaattaccaaaattaggaatttcaaaaaataaaaattaaacctCAAACCCTtctttcaaaaaccaaaaaaaaaaaaaaaataaaaataacaatcaatcagATTATTATCAGAATTCAGatctaaccctaaccctaagcCAAACCCACATAGTCTGAAAGCAAAAGCTATGGCTTCAAAAGGTACCCCACAAATCCACCTATGACAAATAATATCAACTTTgtaaatcaatcaaacaaacccTAGAATTCTAGAACAAAATTTTGGGTCTTCAAAATCACAATCAACTACACAGGGAAGATAAGGGCAAATGTGTAACAAAATTTAAGGGTCATTGCGAGcagcaaaaattaaaatcttttaaaaataaatagttctAGAAACTGCTGCCAATAACAATAtggacaaaaatataaaaaaaattgtctttttcaaTATTCTCGGGGGGTGTTAGAACTTAGaactaagaaaagaaataaataaccaCCTTTTATCAAAGGGCAGGCTGTCTGCCTAACCCGCTTTAATTATGCTGCCAGTTTTCTGTTGCATGAAACAGTCAAAATCATACGTTAGTAGAAAATACTTCCATCA belongs to Mangifera indica cultivar Alphonso chromosome 2, CATAS_Mindica_2.1, whole genome shotgun sequence and includes:
- the LOC123205807 gene encoding uncharacterized protein LOC123205807, which encodes MAWILGSVESNIILNLRPFKTAAEMWNYLKKLYSQHNTARRFQLEHELANLQQGSLTISDFYSSFINLWVEYTDIVYATLPPEGLSSVQCVHEITKRDQFLMKLRSEFESTRSNLMNRETVPSLDACLNDLFREEQRLLTQATMEQLKSTSVPMAYAAQGRPKGRDMSTIQCFCCKGFGHYASNCSKKFCNYCKKDGHIIKECPIRPPKRSGTAYTVSVGSSSAGSSVDTAHLTQSAPAPVQSVTPEMIQQMIISAFSALGLSGSAFGEDDRKGA